From the Lactuca sativa cultivar Salinas chromosome 9, Lsat_Salinas_v11, whole genome shotgun sequence genome, the window GGGTATTTCGCAACAAGCTAGATGATGCAGGagatattattcgaaataaggcaAGACTGGTGGAAAAAGGATTTACTCAGATCAAAGGGcttgactacgatgagacctttgcTCAGGTTACACGTCTTGAATCtatcagaatctttcttgcttatgttgctcataaaggcttcaaagtttaccaaatggatgttaagagtgcaTTTCTTAACGTTGAACTTGACACTGAACTGTACCTTCAACAGCCCCCTAGATTTATTAATCTCTCCTTTCCAAACCACTGTTACAAACTCCGAAAGGCTTTCTACAGACTCAAGCAAGCTCCTCGGGCATGGTACGAGACCCTCACTGATTTTCTCAAACGCTCCGGTTTTCAAAGAGGTATTCTAGACCCCACTTTATTTTGAAGATCAAATGGTAAGCATCTCATGCTAGTACAAATTTATGTGGACGACATCATCTTTGGATCTATGGACCCTTCTATGGTTGCTGACTTTGCTAAACTTATGATCAatcgattccaaatgagcatgaatcgggAGTTAAGCTGCTTCCTCGGACTCCAAGTCAAACAAACTAATAGAGGAATTTTCATTCACCAAGAAAAGTACATGTCGAAACTcctcaagaaatactcaatggacatcTGTGCCTCTACCAAGGTACCAATGGGCTTTGGACACAAGATCTTTGCCGACCCCTCCGGTGCTCctgttgatgaaaagaagtaccgtggaatgattggatctctacTTTATCTCACATCAAGTTGTCCAGATATAATGTTTTCCACATGCCTATGTTCCAGATTTCAATTCaatccaaagatgtctcatcttttTGCTGTGAAACAAATTTCCCGATATCTTAAAGGTACCAAGAGTCTCGGAATCTGTATCCAGCAAATGAGAGCTTCCTACTCCAAGCCTATTCAAATTCGAACTATGGTGGTCTTCAGCTTGATAGAAAAAGCACTTCGGGTGGCTATCAATTCTTAGGTGGTCTTTTGGTcagttggtcatccaagaaacagaactACATTGCACACTCTACAGccaaagcggaatacattgctacTACCAGTTGTACATCTCAAGTTCTGTGTATGAAATCTCAACTCCTAGATTAGAGTTTCCACTTTCAATGCATTCCTATATGTTGTGACTCTCAAAGTTCCATTGTgatttctcacaatccaattcagcactcaaTGACCAAACACATCGATATAAggtaccatttcataaaagatcatgtacttaatggtaacattgaactcatttttgttccatctgacgatgagatagctgatgtctttaccaaggcACTAGACGAtaccaaattcaatggttttcttAACAAGATGGGTATAATGATACCGGATCCTCAGCTCTTTGATGAGACTTGTTCTCTTTGAAAGACGTATTTGAAAGAAACTCAGTTCCGATCTTAAAATCTTTTCATCTCGCAACTACTTTCTCTCGGAATACTTAGGATCATTTTACTTGTCTTTATTTCTGACCTTCAATTGAGTATTTAAGCTATATAGTTCATCCTAATTGTTTGCTATTCTAAGTCCAAATTGTCACCATATTTGATTGTCATCTCGGAATATACTTCATAATGACGTCCTAGAATTCCACTCCCGAAAAGGTATTACATTCTGTGCTCCGGATTTTTCAAATGCACACCGGAATTTTCAGAATGTGCTCCGGAATTTCATAATCACTCCAAAAGGTTTCTTGAATTTTCAATCCAGAATGTTTCACATATTTTGCTCCGGAATCCTTAAAACTCACAATTATGTTCCGGAACCATTTTCAAATCTACTCCAGAATTTCGTCAAAATTAACATTCCGGAACTTTCAAAAATAAACTGAATCTTTGCTCTGAAATCAAAATTCTCTCCGGATAACTTTCGCTTTCTGGTCCTCTTTTCAAATTGGCATGTTCCGGAAACTATCTCTTGTCCACCAGATCACACTTTGTCTGGAACACATCATCCGGAAACCCAAAGGATAATAAGATGAAACGCCCTTTTTTCTCAATGGTTACTTTTGAAAAAGATCCTTATCCTATCATCCTTGATTCTCGTGCACACGTTTGCATGCTTCTAAAAGAAACCGTCGAATCGCCATTTGGAGGTTACTGTTTTGGGCTACATTCCCCTAACCTTTCCCCTCCCAAGTCAACTCAGCCCCTAAAAGCGCCATTTATTAAATACAACCCATTTCACACTTGGATCCTCATCATCACTTTTCTGACCCGACCCATTTACTCTACCTATAAATACCCATTTAAGaccccttttacctctttacgcaCTCAAAACCCTCAATCTCCGAAACTGTCTCaattgttcttcgtgttcttcaaaaACTCATCACCTGCAACAATGACGTCTTTCCAAGAACCCACACCAATTGCTCAAACCCCCAAGAAGTCGATTCCAAATAAGAAATCTTCCAAAGGCTCAAAAGGTTCCTCCTTCTCTGCCGCTCAAGAACCATTACTGAGAGACACTGCCCGGTTGTTCTCTCTCAACCCACTGGACTACGATGAATCAATCAGGTTTATGATCGAGTTCATCGCAAATCACCCTATCTCTGTTCCACTTACCGAAATCCCTGAACCTCCACTACCACTTTATCATCTTCATCGAGCCTTTACCATTATCAGACTTAAAGATGGTACATTAGAGACCACCATCATCGATGATAGAATCGTTCCCATTTACAAATCAACCTTCCTCAAGGCGATTGGTGTAAAATCAAACCTCAAGGGTTTCAAAGTCATTGAACCAACATATAAAGAGTTTCAGACGTTTCTGAACTACATTGGCTACACACAAGACTACAAGGCTGAGGATTTCAAGAAGTCTGTTGTTTCCGGACTCTGGACTATTCTTAAGCACCTCATCATCAGAGGGCTATCCAGAAAACATGGAGGAACGAACACCTAGAACAAGGACAGGCTGAATGTCGTCTTCAGCATCTACTCAGGATGCGAGAATGTTGTTATTCCTCCGGAAGTCTTGTGGCAAGACTTCTGCAAGTTGGCTACCAAAAGGAAGCCAAATGAAATTTCAAGCCCTAGGTTCTAGGCATTGATGCTCCAACAAGTATTCGTGGAGCTTTCGGAACCGCTTCCGGTCAACACCATCCCTCCGGAGGTATGTGTTACTTTTAAACTTGTAAAGGGTTATAGGATTCAAGACCAATCCTCATTTGGTCCGGTCAGACGCCTTCCGGACCATATGTTGGTTGTCATTCCTTTCGATTCCCTTTACTTAAAACAACATCTAGAGACTTCGGTTCTGTTCGACCCAACACAACCTGTCCTTGTCTCTGTTGAGCCTATTTCGTAAGAGGCCAAACTTGCTAATTCCGGACCAAAGA encodes:
- the LOC111915041 gene encoding uncharacterized mitochondrial protein AtMg00810-like gives rise to the protein MDICASTKVPMGFGHKIFADPSGAPVDEKKYRGMIGSLLYLTSSCPDIMYQESRNLYPANESFLLQAYSNSNYGGLQLDRKSTSGGYQFLGGLLVSWSSKKQNYIAHSTAKAEYIATTSCTSQVLCMKSQLLD